Below is a genomic region from Deinococcus cellulosilyticus NBRC 106333 = KACC 11606.
TGATGTTTCCCATCTGCATTCCGGTGGTGATTGGAGCGGTTTCTGCCACCAAGATCCTCGCCCAGAATGGACTGACCAGTGACCTGTATGGCTGGCTGCAACTGCTGGCCGGGTTTGATCTGGTGTCTCTGCTGGTGGCCGCCCTGGCCTTTCCACACGCGCTGGAAAATTGAATCTCCTGCAAAAGTGATTCTGTCTCACTTGCCCTGCGCGGGACAGGATAAAAAGAGACTGCAGCGCTTCACAGAGGGTTCTTCCCCGGGTTCAGGCCTCAGGGAGATCACTTAAGCGTTTATGTGACTTTTCATGCTGAACAGGTAGCATAGAGAAGCAGTCTGTAAGACGCCACACGCCTCTGAGGATTGTCCCGAAGAGGCCGGGACAAATGACGCCCCCAATCCACTACCCTTGGAGATAGAGCCATGAAGGACAAAGTCACCCCCATCCTCGGAATCCTGACCCTGCTCAGCTTTGCAGCAGGTCTGTTTTACGCATTCACCGCACCGCCGGATGTGAACCAGAAGGAGCTGGTGCGCATCTTCTACATCCACATGCCTGTGGCCCTGATGTCCTATGTGGCTTACTTTGTCGCACTTGGGTACAGCCTGGCTTACCTGATCACCAAAAACAGAAGGTTTGACCGGCTTGCCTACTCCAGTGCAGAAGTCGGTGTGCTGTTCACGGCCCTGACCCTGCTCGGAGGAAGCCTGTGGGCCAAACCCACCTGGGGCACCTACTGGACCTGGGACCCTCGCCTCACCACCACTCTGATTGGCTTCCTGATCTACGTGGGGTATTTCATCATCCGTGGCCTGATCGAAGACCCGGACCGCCGGGCGCGGGTGGCCGCCGTGATTGGCATTGTTGGAACGCTCTATGTGCCCATCAATTACATGAGTGTGTACTGGTGGCGCAGCATCCACCAGACCCCCACCCTGAAACTGCTCGGGGATCTGGAGTTCTCTGCGGACCCCCGCATGGGCATTGCCCTGATGTGCATGTTCGTGGCTTTTGTGGTGGGTTTTATCTATCTGGTGCGGTTCCGCGCTGTGGCTGCACACCGCATTGAGGCAAAAGAGGACCGCCTGATGGAACAGAGCTTCAAGGAAGGACGGATCTGATGTACCAGACTTACGTGACCATCGTGTACGCTGCAACCTTTCTGGCATTGATCGGCTATGTGGTGTACTGGTACCTGAAAATGAAACAGTCGGAGCGTGGAGAATGACCACACTCCCCCAGGCCAGAAAACGCAAACGCAGTGTCACCGGTTATGTGGTTGCCCTCTTTGTCATTCTGGGCGTGGTGGCCTATCTGGTGTTTGGCAGTGCTGGAAACAGCCTGGTGTACTTTGTGACCCCCGCCGAGTACCAGATGAAGGCCAGTGAGTACACCGGAAAAACCCTCAGGATGGGGGGCCTGGTGGTCGAACCCGACTACAACCCGGACACCCTGGAACTGAAATTCACCATGCTGGATTCAGACGGGGTGACCCGCATTCCTGTGGAGTACAGAGGGGCCCTCCCTGACCTCTTCAAGGCCAATCAGGGTGTGGTGGTGGAAGGGACCATGCAAAACGGCACCTTCATGGGCAAGACCCTGCTGGTCAAGCACAGTGAAGAGTACCGTGCTCCCCACTCCGGAGACAGCACCAACTACAAGCAACTGATTGAGGAAGCTCAATGACCGAATTTCTGGGCCTGGGTTTCAGTGAACTGGGCGCATACGGAACCCTCTCTCTGCTGCTCGCCCTGGGCTTTGTGCTGTACGGTCTGACCATGAGTGTGCTGGGGGGGATCAAACACGACCCCAGATTCACCGAGAGTGGCAGGCGCAGTGCCTGGGCCGTGTTTCTGTTTGTCTCGGTGGCGCTCTTTGTGCTGGAATACGCCATCTTCAAAGATGACTTCACGGTGCGGTATGTGTACCGCCATTCCATGAGCGTCTCCCCCACCTGGGTGAAATTCGTGACCCTGTGGGCCGCTCTGGAGGGAAGCATTCTGCTCTGGGCCTGGGTGCTTGCCCTGTACACCTTCCTGGTGTCGGTCAGTGTGCGCAAAGACGCCCTGCGCCCATGGGTGATGGCCAGCATGTTCTTTTCCCTCTTGTTCTTTGTGGGCATCAACCTGACGGTGGCAAGCCCTTTCACCCCCAACGTGAATGGAGCCACCGAAGGTCTGGGGCCCAACCCCCTCCTGCAGAACCACTGGATGATGGCCATTCACCCGGTCTTGCTGTACCTGGGTTTTGTGGGCCTGAGCGTGCCTTTTGCCTATGCGGTTGCAGCCCTCATCACCCGCAAACTGGGTGAATCCTGGATCACCCAGACCCGGACCTGGTTGCTGAGCGCCTGGATGTTCCTGTCTGCTGCCATTGTGGCAGGTGGATGGTGGTCCTACGAGATTCTGGGCTGGGGTGGTTACTGGGCCTGGGACCCTGTGGAAAATGCCTCTTTTGTGCCCTGGCTCCTTGCCACGGCTTTCCTCCACAGCATCCAGATTCAGGAGCGCCGCCGCATGCTGAAAACCTGGAACGTGTACCTGATCATCGGGGCCTACGCCACCACCGTGCTGGGCACCTTCCTGACCCGTTCTGGCGTGGTGGAGAGTGTGCACGCCTTCGGGAACGGCCCGATTGGCCCGGTGTTCTTTGGTTTCTTTGCCGTCCTGATGCTGATCGGGATTGTGCTGGCCTCGGTGCGTGCTCCCCTCATCCGCGATGACCACACCATTGACCGCCCCATCTCCAGAGAAGGGGCTTTTCTGGCGGGCAACATCGTCTTTCTGAGTTTTGCCGTGATGGTGGTGCTCGGGACCCTGTTTCCTGTCCTGATGGAAGCCGTGCGCAATGTCAGAACCAGTGTTGGCCCTCCTTTCTTCAACCAGTTTGCGATTCCTCTGGGCCTGATCCTGCTGTTCCTGATGGGCGTGGGACCGCTTCTCCCCTGGCAACGCCAGAAGAACGAAAACCTCTGGAAAGCCATGCAGATCCCTGTGGGGGCAGGTGTGCTGGTTGGCATCGTGGCTTTTGTGTTCGGGGTCCGTGACCTTGCAGTGGCCCTGACTGTGGCCCTTTGTGCCTACAACGTGGCAGGGCTCCTGAAATTGACCCTTCGTGCAGCCCAGGACCGTGGAGGACCTGGGAAAATCGTGGAGCTCTTCCGCATTCACCCCAGACGTTATGGTGCATATGTGGCCCACATTGGCCTGGTGGTGATGGCCCTTGGCATCGCCTTTTCAGGAGCATACAAGACCGAATCCGAACTCACCCTGAAAGCCAACCAGCCCCAGCAGGTCATGGGCAAAACCG
It encodes:
- the ccsA gene encoding cytochrome c biogenesis protein CcsA → MKDKVTPILGILTLLSFAAGLFYAFTAPPDVNQKELVRIFYIHMPVALMSYVAYFVALGYSLAYLITKNRRFDRLAYSSAEVGVLFTALTLLGGSLWAKPTWGTYWTWDPRLTTTLIGFLIYVGYFIIRGLIEDPDRRARVAAVIGIVGTLYVPINYMSVYWWRSIHQTPTLKLLGDLEFSADPRMGIALMCMFVAFVVGFIYLVRFRAVAAHRIEAKEDRLMEQSFKEGRI
- the ccmE gene encoding cytochrome c maturation protein CcmE; translation: MTTLPQARKRKRSVTGYVVALFVILGVVAYLVFGSAGNSLVYFVTPAEYQMKASEYTGKTLRMGGLVVEPDYNPDTLELKFTMLDSDGVTRIPVEYRGALPDLFKANQGVVVEGTMQNGTFMGKTLLVKHSEEYRAPHSGDSTNYKQLIEEAQ
- a CDS encoding heme lyase CcmF/NrfE family subunit, whose product is MTEFLGLGFSELGAYGTLSLLLALGFVLYGLTMSVLGGIKHDPRFTESGRRSAWAVFLFVSVALFVLEYAIFKDDFTVRYVYRHSMSVSPTWVKFVTLWAALEGSILLWAWVLALYTFLVSVSVRKDALRPWVMASMFFSLLFFVGINLTVASPFTPNVNGATEGLGPNPLLQNHWMMAIHPVLLYLGFVGLSVPFAYAVAALITRKLGESWITQTRTWLLSAWMFLSAAIVAGGWWSYEILGWGGYWAWDPVENASFVPWLLATAFLHSIQIQERRRMLKTWNVYLIIGAYATTVLGTFLTRSGVVESVHAFGNGPIGPVFFGFFAVLMLIGIVLASVRAPLIRDDHTIDRPISREGAFLAGNIVFLSFAVMVVLGTLFPVLMEAVRNVRTSVGPPFFNQFAIPLGLILLFLMGVGPLLPWQRQKNENLWKAMQIPVGAGVLVGIVAFVFGVRDLAVALTVALCAYNVAGLLKLTLRAAQDRGGPGKIVELFRIHPRRYGAYVAHIGLVVMALGIAFSGAYKTESELTLKANQPQQVMGKTAVLKDIRIQDFPEKRSVEAHVVLGKEDTYAKLNTYVNQPQQPVAMPFVKYHPFSDTYVTLLAYKQEENWATVRVIQTPLVSWIWIGTLVMVLGSFISLQSPTVNVQTRTRQQEVTA